The nucleotide sequence AGACTCTATAGAAAAAAATTTGCAGGATAGGATACCTGGACAGGACGTGCTTAAAGTCCTTTGCCTTGAGAGCAGCCAGCTGAACCGCTGTCTTGGAATACACTGAAGGGTAGGTCAATTCTCCAGAAAGCAGACTCATTTCACCAAAGATATCGCCAGGACCGATCTCTGCTACCACCTCGTTATCCTCACGGACAACAGCCACTGTTCCGGCTAATACCACGTAGAAATGGGTTCCAAGTTCTCCGGCCTCAATAATGACCTTGTTCGCAGGATACTTTTGCAGCTTCATCAGAAGGGCAAGGTCCTGGAGATCAAAATCATCCAGAGGCTCAAACAACTCCATCTCCCGAAGTAGACCGAAGAATTCTTCAATAAGTTGTTTCTTTGCCCGTTTTTTCGCGACCTCAAGAAGATTCATCTGCAAAGTGGAGTAGGCATTCTCCTTTTTATACTCAAAACGAATCAGGCCGGTACAGCCGCCGCACTCAAATTTCGTTCGCCGCATCCCGGTCTGGGTGAAACGAGGCTGTAAGGGTCTTGTCCCGGTCAGCGCCTTCAGCACTTCCTGAACCAGCATCAGACAGACTTCTTTATTGTGCTCAATGGTCAGCGTGGAATCATGAATGACAAATTCATCGCCAACATTATATATGGGACATGCGTGCTCTTCGGTAACAACGAATACAGCATTGCGATATTCCATATATTCTCACTCCATTTTATCTGAACATCACTTGCCACGACTTTGCAGACTCCGGGATCTTTTCCTTCCGAGCAGGACACCCGGATGCTGCACAAATCAGCTCACCTGTTCCTCGTCTAACTTTTGCAGCCCTTCCATCAATAGGCCCATAAAGCCACCAAGCACAGGCAGATCTTCATATTTCTTGGCAAGTTCCGTGTTATAGGTAAAGGACCCCTTCTTTTTGGACAAGAGCGCAAATAACGCATCCTTCCCATGAAGGTCTCCGAAAGAGGCATGAATAATTTCTCCCTCCTTAAAAAGGATAGTGGCATGGCCATCGTGAAAAATCAAGTCAACTTTACCGGATTTACCACCACTATTAATCAACTGAAAAAGCTCTACCGGATTGATATAAATCAGTTCCCCACTCATACCAGAACTAATTTTACCGGACCTGGCCATATTCATTTGCGCACGGTTCACCAGCAGACGATAGAAAAAGATCTGCAGAACCGGATATCGATTAAGAATAAATTTCAGGTCCTTTCCGTTAATTGTACCAAACTTGACCACGGTCCGAGAATGAACCGAGCTGCTTGCAGGTTCTCCTGAAAGCAAACTCATCTCACCAAAGATCTCACCCCGTCCTATCTCAGCGATGACCTCATTATCCCCTTTGATAATAGCGACCTTACCGGAGAGTATAATGTACAGATGCGTTCCCCTCGTTCCCTCGGAGATAATAACCTTATTCGGATCAAACTGTTTCAACTTCAGCATTGAAATCAGATCTAACAAATCATGATCTTCAAGAAGCTCAAACACCTGCATGGTCCGGAGATGTTTAAACAGGGCTTCCACATGCCGTTTCCTCGCCTTTTTATCAGCGATGCGCAGAAGATTCATCTGCAACGTGGAAAATCCCCGTTCCTTTTTATACTCAAAGCGCATGGAACCTGTGCAGCCGGGGCAGCGGAAGGATGCCCGTTGCATAGCCATCTGCGTAAATCGCTGTTCCCCTGGTTTTTTAGCAAGCGCTTTATGGAGTTCACGCACCAAGATCAAGCAGACCGGTTTTTCATAGTCCACACTCACTGCCGAATCTTGAATCTGGATTTCTTCACCTACATTGTAAATAGGGCAGGAATCCTCCGAGGTAACAACAAAAACAGCGTTACGATATTCCATGCTGATTAACCTGATTTAAAAATACATAGGTAACAAAAAAAACGCACCAATTACTCATCCCCGCCTCTCTTGCAAAAAAAGACGAGGATGCTACAGACAGGCGCTTCAGGATCTTCCAAAAAACAAATAAACTATAAAACCAAGAACTACCGATGCCCCGGCCAAAACAGGTAAGACCTTTTTTACCTGAAGTTCTCCGTCGACAACAAGGGTCTGCATATACTCGGTTCCGCTGAGCCACCAAAGGACAATAAAGACAGCAATGATAATAAGTTCATTAAAGGATTGCTTCCAGATCAGATAGCCGATCAGGGCTGCAAAGGGGACGATAAACCAAGGATTTGTAAACAGGGCAACGATATCAACATCTTTCACCTGCTCAGGAATATGGGTACTTTGCAACCAAGCACCTATTTTTGCAAAAAAACCTTCTGAAGTACTGTCTGCAACTGCTTCCGCACCCGCCATGGCACAGCTCCTTTCGTAAAATAAATATCTATAACACGGGGTCTTTCTTTTCAGACTACCAACGAAAACAAAAACCTGTCAATTAAAAAACAGTAATTCCTGCTCAGGCCCCAAAAGCCTGGTAACAGCACGACCTCCTCCCCCTAAAAAGCGCTCCCCCCGGCCTGCGGCCGGGACCAAACTTCGAAGTAACAGTGACGTACACGTCATGTTACTTAGAAGGAGGGAGGAGATATCTGTTCCTTGTGTTTACCGATCAGGAAGAGGCCGGACAGCCCTTACAAGCGCTATCGCTGCCGCAGGAAGGGGTTTTCTTCGTCGAATCAGTATTCGTCGCAGGACTCTTCTCCGCTGCCTTATTACCGGCATCTCCCTGAGCTGACGAGCTGGACGAATATCCGTCTGAATACCATCCTCCACCTTTCAGATG is from Candidatus Electrothrix sp. GW3-4 and encodes:
- a CDS encoding cyclic nucleotide-binding domain-containing protein; the protein is MEYRNAVFVVTEEHACPIYNVGDEFVIHDSTLTIEHNKEVCLMLVQEVLKALTGTRPLQPRFTQTGMRRTKFECGGCTGLIRFEYKKENAYSTLQMNLLEVAKKRAKKQLIEEFFGLLREMELFEPLDDFDLQDLALLMKLQKYPANKVIIEAGELGTHFYVVLAGTVAVVREDNEVVAEIGPGDIFGEMSLLSGELTYPSVYSKTAVQLAALKAKDFKHVLSRYPILQIFFYRVLVNRAQENTMRAGNISSGMSGELTDINSVELFQLINSGGKTGQVQFVFDEGQAVTLFNEGEIVSCKYGSLEGKEAIFSLLAKQKGLFTYTKGLAAREKELPVLGGFMGLIMEGLRRIDEKQGEGE
- a CDS encoding cyclic nucleotide-binding domain-containing protein translates to MEYRNAVFVVTSEDSCPIYNVGEEIQIQDSAVSVDYEKPVCLILVRELHKALAKKPGEQRFTQMAMQRASFRCPGCTGSMRFEYKKERGFSTLQMNLLRIADKKARKRHVEALFKHLRTMQVFELLEDHDLLDLISMLKLKQFDPNKVIISEGTRGTHLYIILSGKVAIIKGDNEVIAEIGRGEIFGEMSLLSGEPASSSVHSRTVVKFGTINGKDLKFILNRYPVLQIFFYRLLVNRAQMNMARSGKISSGMSGELIYINPVELFQLINSGGKSGKVDLIFHDGHATILFKEGEIIHASFGDLHGKDALFALLSKKKGSFTYNTELAKKYEDLPVLGGFMGLLMEGLQKLDEEQVS
- a CDS encoding zinc ribbon domain-containing protein, encoding MPVYEYECPACEKVFEVHQGMNDSPLTSCSVCGGEVKKIMSMSSFHLKGGGWYSDGYSSSSSAQGDAGNKAAEKSPATNTDSTKKTPSCGSDSACKGCPASS